From the genome of Streptomyces sp. NBC_01116, one region includes:
- a CDS encoding class I SAM-dependent methyltransferase, whose translation MSHTIQRTGDPARQEEFAGRMVQVLNDSCLGYLCSLGHRTRLFDVMALLPPSTSEEIAGAAGLDERYVREWLGGVTVGGIVVYDPSDGTYRLPPEHAAALCRAAGPDNLASFLQDLALIGLVEDEVVAAFRDGGGVPYSSYPRFQELQAEETARVYDAALVDAIVPLVPGLPERLASGTGLDVLDVGTGQGHAVNLLARAFPASRFTGVDMSEGGIAAARGEAERLGLRNAHFDLADAARVTGPYDLVTAFDVIHDLARPAETLAAVAGALRDDGVFLMGDIAASSRLEENLDLPLGPTLYTFSVFYCMTVSLGEGGAGLGTVWGRQTALRMLEEAGFGEVEVREVEGDILNVYYVARKGG comes from the coding sequence ATGTCCCACACGATCCAGCGGACAGGGGATCCGGCCCGGCAGGAGGAGTTCGCCGGCCGGATGGTGCAGGTGCTCAACGATTCCTGCCTGGGGTATCTGTGCAGCCTCGGGCACCGGACGCGGCTGTTCGACGTGATGGCGCTGCTGCCGCCGTCGACCAGTGAGGAGATCGCCGGGGCCGCCGGGCTGGACGAACGCTATGTGCGCGAGTGGCTCGGCGGGGTGACGGTGGGCGGGATCGTCGTGTACGACCCGTCGGACGGCACGTACCGGCTGCCGCCCGAGCACGCCGCCGCCCTCTGCCGCGCGGCCGGGCCCGACAACCTCGCCTCCTTCCTCCAGGACCTCGCGCTGATCGGGCTGGTCGAGGACGAGGTGGTCGCGGCGTTCCGGGACGGGGGCGGGGTGCCCTACTCCTCGTACCCGAGGTTCCAGGAGCTCCAGGCCGAGGAGACGGCCCGCGTGTACGACGCCGCGCTGGTCGACGCGATCGTCCCGCTGGTGCCCGGCCTGCCGGAGCGGCTGGCCTCGGGCACGGGTCTGGACGTGCTGGACGTCGGTACGGGCCAGGGGCACGCGGTCAATCTGCTGGCGCGGGCGTTCCCGGCCAGCCGGTTCACCGGGGTGGACATGTCCGAGGGCGGCATCGCGGCGGCCCGGGGCGAGGCGGAACGGCTGGGCCTGCGCAACGCGCACTTCGACCTGGCGGACGCGGCCCGGGTGACCGGCCCGTACGACCTGGTGACCGCCTTCGACGTGATCCACGACCTGGCCCGCCCGGCGGAGACCCTGGCGGCCGTCGCCGGTGCGCTGCGGGACGACGGGGTGTTCCTGATGGGAGACATCGCGGCCTCCAGCAGGCTGGAGGAGAACCTGGACCTCCCGCTGGGCCCCACCCTCTACACCTTCTCGGTCTTCTACTGCATGACCGTCTCGCTCGGCGAGGGCGGTGCGGGCCTGGGGACCGTGTGGGGCAGGCAGACCGCGCTGCGGATGCTGGAGGAGGCGGGCTTCGGGGAGGTGGAGGTGCGCGAGGTGGAGGGCGACATCCTGAACGTCTACTACGTGGCCCGTAAGGGGGGTTGA
- a CDS encoding Nramp family divalent metal transporter — MAETSATTVTGEPASRPRKSSWKYIGPGIVVAATGVGAGDLVATLIAGSKFGYTLMWAAVIGCVVKISLAEAAGRWHLATGRTLFDGWRSLGPWTTVYFAVYVVLWGFIYGATAMSSSALPIVALFPDGPGLKFWAIVTGLIGLAFVWFNRYAVFEKVMTVLIGIMFVVVVYVAARVVPDVGASFAGLLPVLPDGSLLYTLGLIGGVGGTITMAAYGYWVNAKGWSNSSWMKVMRLDNRVAYITTGVFVVAMLIVGAELLHATQVALTSGDRGLIDLGKVLEDRFGTGTAKLFLVGFFATSFSSLIGVWHGVSLMFADFVERFRAPAAGAAEAGEHEGADVAERRQRSLPFRAYLLWLTFPPMTLLWLDEPFGLVIAYGVLGAFFMPFLALTLLWLLNSSRTPGEWRNGWVSNGMLALSGLLFVVLCVQQVRDLPW; from the coding sequence ATGGCGGAGACAAGCGCAACCACAGTGACAGGGGAGCCGGCCTCCCGACCACGTAAGTCCAGCTGGAAGTACATCGGCCCCGGCATCGTCGTCGCGGCGACCGGGGTCGGGGCCGGTGACCTGGTCGCGACGCTCATCGCGGGCAGCAAGTTCGGATACACCCTGATGTGGGCGGCGGTGATCGGCTGCGTCGTCAAGATCTCGCTCGCCGAGGCGGCCGGCCGCTGGCATCTGGCGACCGGCCGCACACTCTTCGACGGCTGGCGCAGCCTGGGCCCCTGGACCACGGTGTACTTCGCGGTCTACGTGGTGCTCTGGGGCTTCATCTACGGGGCGACGGCCATGTCCTCCAGCGCCCTGCCCATCGTGGCGCTGTTCCCCGACGGCCCCGGGCTGAAGTTCTGGGCGATCGTCACCGGGCTGATCGGGCTGGCCTTCGTCTGGTTCAACCGGTACGCCGTCTTCGAGAAGGTCATGACGGTCCTGATCGGCATCATGTTCGTGGTGGTCGTGTACGTGGCCGCCCGCGTCGTGCCGGACGTCGGGGCGTCGTTCGCCGGGCTGCTGCCCGTGCTCCCGGACGGCTCGCTCCTCTACACCCTCGGGCTGATCGGCGGCGTCGGCGGCACGATCACCATGGCCGCGTACGGCTACTGGGTCAACGCCAAGGGCTGGAGCAACTCCTCCTGGATGAAGGTGATGCGGCTCGACAACCGGGTCGCCTACATCACCACCGGCGTCTTCGTCGTGGCGATGCTCATCGTCGGCGCCGAGCTGCTGCACGCCACCCAGGTCGCCCTCACCTCCGGGGACCGGGGCCTGATCGACCTGGGCAAGGTCCTGGAGGACCGCTTCGGCACGGGCACCGCGAAGCTCTTCCTGGTGGGCTTCTTCGCCACGTCGTTCTCGTCGCTGATCGGCGTCTGGCACGGGGTCAGCCTGATGTTCGCCGACTTCGTGGAGCGGTTCCGGGCTCCGGCGGCCGGTGCGGCGGAGGCCGGGGAGCACGAGGGGGCGGACGTCGCCGAGCGCCGCCAGCGGTCGCTGCCGTTCCGCGCGTACCTCCTGTGGCTGACCTTCCCGCCGATGACCCTGCTCTGGCTGGACGAGCCCTTCGGCCTGGTCATCGCCTACGGGGTGCTCGGCGCGTTCTTCATGCCGTTCCTCGCCCTGACCCTGCTCTGGCTGCTCAACTCCTCCCGTACGCCGGGGGAATGGCGCAACGGATGGGTCAGCAACGGGATGCTCGCCCTGTCCGGGCTGCTGTTCGTCGTGCTGTGCGTCCAGCAGGTGCGCGACCTGCCCTGGTGA
- a CDS encoding chitinase, producing the protein MERSAGSSRRRRRSRPVLGGTMAVIAAAALTVTGLVSTAQAADVNNAKNAGFESGLANWTCAGNSGAIVSSPVHGGTSALKATPAGQDNAKCSQAVKVKPNSTYALSSWVQGGYAYLGVSGTGTTDVSTWTPGSTTWTKLSTSFKTGANTTSVTVYTHGWYGQAAYLADDFEVTGPDGGGGEEPGPVIPAAPAGLAAGATTTSSVALSWNAVSGATGYKVYRDGVQATTSTGTSATVTGLTADTAYQFSVSATNAAGESVKSAAVSARTAKNGTGPVTTVPKHAVTGYWQNFNNGAAVQKLSDVPADYDIIAVSFADATATQGAVTFNLDTAGLNGYTDAQFRSDIKAKQAAGKNVIISIGGELGTVRIDSDASATAFANSVYALMQDYGFNGVDIDLENGLNATYMTKALRQLSAKAGPGLVLTMAPQTIDMQSTSGEYFKTALNVKDILTVVNMQYYNSGSMLGCDGKVYSQGSVDFLTALACIQLEGGLDPSQVGIGVPASTRGAGSGYVSPSIVNAALDCLAKGTNCGSFKPSKTYPSLRGAMTWSTNWDATAGFAWSKAVGPHVRSLP; encoded by the coding sequence GTGGAACGCTCCGCAGGCAGCAGTCGCAGAAGGCGCCGCTCCCGTCCCGTGCTCGGCGGCACCATGGCCGTCATCGCGGCAGCGGCCCTGACCGTCACCGGCCTCGTCAGCACCGCCCAGGCGGCCGACGTCAACAACGCCAAGAACGCGGGCTTCGAGTCGGGCCTCGCCAACTGGACCTGCGCCGGGAACAGCGGCGCCATCGTCTCCTCCCCCGTGCACGGCGGCACGTCCGCGCTGAAGGCCACCCCGGCCGGCCAGGACAACGCCAAGTGTTCGCAGGCCGTCAAGGTGAAGCCCAACTCGACCTACGCGCTCAGCTCCTGGGTGCAGGGCGGCTACGCCTACCTCGGCGTGAGCGGCACCGGAACCACCGACGTCTCCACCTGGACGCCGGGCTCCACCACCTGGACCAAGCTGTCCACCAGCTTCAAGACCGGCGCGAACACCACCTCGGTGACCGTCTACACCCACGGCTGGTACGGCCAGGCCGCCTACCTCGCCGACGACTTCGAGGTGACCGGCCCCGACGGCGGTGGCGGCGAGGAGCCCGGCCCGGTCATCCCGGCCGCTCCGGCGGGACTCGCGGCGGGCGCCACGACCACCTCCTCCGTCGCCCTGTCCTGGAACGCCGTCTCCGGCGCCACGGGCTACAAGGTGTACCGGGACGGTGTGCAGGCCACCACCTCCACCGGCACCTCGGCGACGGTCACGGGCCTCACCGCGGACACCGCCTACCAGTTCTCGGTGAGCGCCACCAACGCGGCCGGTGAGTCGGTCAAGTCGGCCGCCGTCAGCGCCCGTACGGCCAAGAACGGCACCGGTCCGGTGACCACCGTGCCCAAGCACGCGGTGACCGGCTACTGGCAGAACTTCAACAACGGCGCGGCCGTCCAGAAGCTCAGCGACGTCCCGGCCGACTACGACATCATCGCGGTCTCCTTCGCGGACGCCACGGCGACCCAGGGCGCGGTCACCTTCAACCTGGACACCGCCGGGCTGAACGGCTACACCGACGCGCAGTTCCGGTCGGACATCAAGGCCAAGCAGGCGGCCGGCAAGAACGTCATCATCTCGATCGGCGGCGAGCTGGGCACGGTCCGCATCGACAGCGACGCCTCCGCCACCGCGTTCGCCAACTCGGTGTACGCCCTGATGCAGGACTACGGCTTCAACGGGGTCGACATCGACCTGGAGAACGGCCTCAACGCCACCTACATGACGAAGGCGCTGCGCCAGCTGTCGGCGAAGGCGGGCCCCGGGCTGGTCCTCACGATGGCCCCGCAGACCATCGACATGCAGTCGACGTCGGGTGAGTACTTCAAGACGGCGCTCAACGTCAAGGACATCCTGACCGTCGTCAACATGCAGTACTACAACAGCGGTTCGATGCTCGGCTGTGACGGCAAGGTCTACTCGCAGGGCTCGGTGGACTTCCTCACCGCGCTCGCCTGCATCCAGCTGGAGGGCGGCCTCGACCCGTCCCAGGTCGGCATCGGGGTTCCCGCCTCCACCCGCGGCGCGGGCAGCGGCTACGTCTCCCCGTCCATCGTGAACGCGGCGCTGGACTGCCTCGCCAAGGGCACCAACTGCGGCTCGTTCAAGCCGTCCAAGACCTACCCGTCGCTGCGCGGCGCGATGACCTGGTCGACGAACTGGGACGCGACGGCCGGGTTCGCCTGGTCGAAGGCGGTCGGCCCGCACGTCCGCAGCCTGCCGTAA
- the cpaB gene encoding Flp pilus assembly protein CpaB yields the protein MNSRQRRGVILLLLSVLCAFAAFAGVLSVISDVKSKVGPEVTAYQLKTDVAPYTALNSGQFEKITMPERWLSKNAVTDLQEVDSKIAVTELRKGSLLQSDMMVRKPELRAGEQEIAIMIDASTGVAGKITPGATVNIYATFAGEQQGAAAQSKVIVSNAKVLDVGELTALDPSADDRGTRATEAVPITFALNTLDTQRVAYAESFAEHVRLALVAPGSDGTIRPGDRTYTLDKDK from the coding sequence ATGAACTCCCGCCAGCGCCGCGGCGTGATACTCCTGCTCCTGTCGGTCCTGTGTGCCTTCGCGGCCTTCGCCGGCGTGCTCTCGGTGATCAGCGACGTCAAATCGAAGGTCGGACCCGAGGTGACGGCGTACCAGCTGAAGACCGACGTGGCTCCGTACACCGCCCTGAACAGCGGCCAGTTCGAGAAGATCACGATGCCCGAACGCTGGCTCTCGAAGAACGCCGTGACCGACCTCCAGGAGGTCGATTCGAAGATCGCGGTCACCGAGCTCCGCAAGGGCTCGCTGCTCCAGTCGGACATGATGGTCCGCAAGCCCGAACTCCGGGCCGGTGAGCAGGAGATCGCCATCATGATCGACGCCTCCACCGGCGTCGCGGGCAAGATCACCCCCGGCGCGACGGTCAACATCTACGCCACGTTCGCCGGTGAGCAGCAGGGCGCCGCGGCCCAGTCCAAGGTCATCGTCTCCAACGCCAAGGTGCTGGACGTCGGCGAGCTGACCGCGCTCGACCCCAGCGCGGACGACCGCGGCACCCGGGCGACCGAGGCCGTGCCGATCACCTTCGCCCTGAACACGCTGGACACCCAGCGCGTCGCCTACGCCGAGTCGTTCGCGGAGCACGTGCGCCTCGCGCTCGTCGCGCCGGGCAGCGACGGCACCATCCGTCCGGGGGACCGCACCTACACGCTCGACAAGGACAAGTGA
- a CDS encoding CpaE family protein: MTTRILPAVGDLDAARSVTTLLSQLPDAEPAPPVGDSTQLIDTLARLAGEAIDELPEVVLVHERIGPVPALELVREVSMRFPSVGVVMITADASPSLFADAMDSGARGLVALPLSYEELANRVQAAAQWSSGVRRHLTSANDVFTGPGGTVVTVTGAKGGVGATVTAIQLALAAQASGNTVALVDMDLQTGDIASFLDVQFRRSLVDLALITDISPRVLSDAVFSHSTGLALLLAPGEGERGEEVSDRSARQIVSALRTRYEIVVIDCGGQMNGANAAAIEMADVALLVTTPDVVAVRGAKRIVRMWERLQIRKAEETITLVNRFTRNTEIQPPLIQKITGTRVASAAVPANFKELQASIDSGRLHELDAKSTVKQALWGLAGELGIVKESATAKKSGSALVKKSSGAFKNDRGSIGRPRRRRDGSGRGPGDSEGTR, translated from the coding sequence ATGACCACCAGAATCCTCCCCGCCGTCGGTGACCTCGACGCGGCCCGCTCCGTCACCACCCTGCTCAGCCAGCTGCCCGACGCCGAACCCGCGCCCCCGGTCGGCGACTCGACCCAGCTCATCGACACCCTGGCCCGCCTCGCGGGCGAGGCGATCGACGAACTGCCCGAGGTGGTGCTGGTCCACGAGCGGATCGGCCCGGTGCCGGCCCTGGAGCTGGTCCGGGAGGTGTCGATGCGCTTCCCGTCCGTGGGCGTCGTCATGATCACCGCGGACGCCAGCCCGAGCCTCTTCGCCGACGCGATGGACTCCGGGGCGCGCGGCCTCGTCGCCCTCCCGCTGAGCTACGAGGAACTGGCCAACCGCGTCCAGGCGGCCGCCCAGTGGTCCTCCGGCGTACGCCGCCACCTCACCTCCGCGAACGACGTCTTCACCGGCCCCGGCGGCACGGTGGTCACGGTCACCGGCGCGAAGGGCGGGGTCGGCGCGACCGTCACCGCCATCCAGCTCGCCCTGGCCGCGCAGGCGTCCGGCAACACGGTGGCCCTGGTGGACATGGACCTCCAGACCGGGGACATCGCGTCCTTCCTCGACGTCCAGTTCCGGCGCTCCCTCGTCGACCTCGCCCTGATCACCGACATCTCGCCCCGGGTGCTGTCCGACGCGGTGTTCTCCCACTCCACCGGCCTCGCCCTGCTCCTCGCCCCCGGCGAGGGCGAACGCGGTGAGGAGGTCAGCGACCGCTCGGCCCGCCAGATCGTCAGCGCGCTCCGCACCCGCTACGAGATCGTCGTCATCGACTGCGGCGGCCAGATGAACGGGGCCAACGCCGCGGCCATCGAGATGGCGGACGTGGCCCTGCTGGTCACGACCCCGGACGTGGTCGCGGTGCGCGGCGCGAAACGCATCGTACGGATGTGGGAACGGCTCCAGATCCGCAAGGCCGAGGAGACGATCACCCTCGTCAACCGCTTCACCCGCAACACCGAGATCCAGCCGCCGCTGATCCAGAAGATCACCGGCACCCGGGTCGCCTCGGCGGCGGTCCCCGCGAACTTCAAGGAGCTCCAGGCGTCCATCGACTCCGGACGCCTGCACGAGCTGGACGCCAAGAGCACGGTCAAGCAGGCGCTCTGGGGCCTGGCCGGAGAGCTGGGCATCGTCAAGGAGAGCGCGACGGCGAAGAAGAGCGGCAGCGCCCTGGTCAAGAAGAGCAGCGGCGCCTTCAAGAACGACCGGGGCTCGATCGGACGCCCGCGCCGCCGGCGCGACGGCTCCGGCCGCGGGCCCGGAGACTCCGAGGGGACACGTTGA
- a CDS encoding TadE family protein: MTTTRTARSGIRGRITALRDRRYGGRVRGRNRDRGQTAVEFLGMTPFIILIMLVLWECALIGYTFSLAGNAADVGARKGSGAEFAPGSACREGALKDLPDAWTEGVVVKCRGGSRLYEATVELKVPVLVPGLFDLDTKIKGTAGSPREDQ; this comes from the coding sequence ATGACCACCACAAGGACGGCACGGAGCGGCATACGGGGGCGGATCACCGCCCTACGTGACCGCCGGTACGGAGGCCGGGTCCGGGGCCGGAACCGGGACCGCGGACAGACCGCGGTCGAGTTCCTGGGCATGACCCCCTTCATCATCCTGATCATGCTCGTGCTCTGGGAGTGCGCGCTGATCGGCTACACCTTCAGCCTCGCGGGCAACGCGGCGGACGTGGGCGCGCGCAAGGGCAGCGGGGCGGAGTTCGCGCCCGGATCCGCCTGCCGGGAGGGCGCGCTGAAGGATCTGCCCGACGCCTGGACCGAGGGTGTTGTCGTCAAGTGCCGCGGGGGCAGCCGCCTGTACGAGGCCACGGTGGAGCTGAAGGTCCCGGTGCTGGTGCCGGGCCTGTTCGACCTCGACACCAAGATCAAGGGCACGGCCGGATCGCCGAGGGAGGACCAGTGA
- a CDS encoding TadE/TadG family type IV pilus assembly protein, which produces MTTTRPHGERTRPARAGDDRGQVAMEYLGFLPLLLLVAMAAIQLGLAAYAANQAGTAARAGARTEASVDARGSGRSNASDAVSDWVEEGGFRYRKSGGRDITVTVRVKVPSVVPGLDDWWAERSTTMPNEKSRIRS; this is translated from the coding sequence ATGACGACGACGCGTCCGCACGGCGAGCGCACCCGTCCCGCACGCGCGGGGGACGACCGGGGCCAGGTCGCCATGGAGTACCTCGGCTTCCTCCCGCTGCTGCTCCTCGTCGCGATGGCGGCGATCCAGCTGGGTCTGGCCGCGTACGCCGCCAACCAGGCGGGCACGGCCGCGCGCGCCGGAGCCCGTACGGAAGCCAGCGTGGACGCCCGGGGAAGCGGCCGTTCCAACGCCAGCGACGCCGTGAGCGACTGGGTGGAGGAGGGCGGATTCCGCTACCGCAAGAGCGGCGGACGGGACATCACGGTCACCGTCCGGGTCAAGGTGCCCTCCGTGGTGCCGGGACTGGACGACTGGTGGGCCGAGCGGAGCACGACCATGCCCAACGAGAAGTCCCGGATCCGTTCCTGA
- a CDS encoding CpaF family protein yields MSLRARMTAPEEQGGAREDGHMVATYRAKLLEEIDLAEMSSLAAADRRARLERVLGHIISREGPVLSTVERSQLIRRVVDEALGLGILEPLLEDASITEIMVNGPDQIFVERNGRVEQLPMRFGSHEQLMQTIERIVSTVNRRVDESNPMVDARLPSGERVNVIIPPLSLTGATLTIRRFPRSFTLQEMIGFGSLDEQMLVLLAGLVQAKLNIIVSGATGTGKTTLLNALSGLIPNIERIVTIEDSAELQLQQSHVIRLETRPANVEGKGQITIRDLVRNSLRMRPDRIVVGEVRGGESLDMLQAMSTGHDGSLATVHANSAEDALMRLQTLASMSEVEIPFEALHDQINSAVDVIVQLTRHADGTRKITEIAVLDSHGRDPYRIVTVARFNAQPMAPDGRIYGDFQYLPLPRKLAERLYLASQPIPQAFGVAQSAEQLATREAN; encoded by the coding sequence ATGAGCCTGCGGGCACGCATGACCGCTCCTGAGGAACAGGGCGGGGCACGGGAGGACGGCCACATGGTGGCCACCTACCGGGCCAAGCTGCTGGAGGAGATCGACCTCGCGGAGATGTCCTCGCTGGCCGCCGCCGACCGGCGGGCCCGGCTGGAGCGCGTCCTCGGCCACATCATCAGCCGCGAGGGCCCGGTCCTCTCCACCGTCGAACGCTCGCAGCTGATCCGCCGCGTCGTCGACGAGGCGCTCGGGCTCGGCATCCTGGAACCGCTCCTGGAGGACGCGTCCATCACCGAGATCATGGTCAACGGCCCCGACCAGATCTTCGTCGAGCGCAACGGCAGGGTCGAACAGCTCCCGATGCGCTTCGGCTCCCACGAACAGCTGATGCAGACCATCGAGCGGATCGTGTCGACCGTCAACCGCCGCGTCGACGAGTCCAACCCGATGGTCGACGCCCGCCTGCCCAGCGGTGAACGTGTCAACGTGATCATCCCGCCGCTCTCGCTGACCGGCGCGACGCTCACCATCCGGCGGTTCCCGCGCTCCTTCACGCTCCAGGAGATGATCGGCTTCGGCTCGCTGGACGAACAGATGCTGGTGCTGCTCGCCGGACTGGTGCAGGCCAAGCTCAACATCATCGTCTCGGGGGCCACCGGCACCGGCAAGACGACCCTCCTCAACGCGCTGTCCGGGCTGATCCCGAACATCGAGCGCATCGTCACCATCGAGGACTCAGCCGAGCTCCAGCTCCAGCAGAGCCACGTCATCCGGCTGGAGACCCGCCCGGCGAACGTCGAGGGCAAGGGCCAGATCACCATCCGCGACCTGGTCCGCAACTCGCTCCGTATGCGCCCCGACCGCATCGTCGTCGGTGAGGTCCGAGGCGGCGAGTCCCTCGACATGCTCCAGGCGATGTCGACGGGTCACGACGGTTCGCTGGCCACCGTCCACGCCAACAGCGCCGAGGACGCGCTGATGCGTCTGCAGACCCTCGCCTCGATGTCGGAGGTCGAGATCCCCTTCGAGGCCCTGCACGACCAGATCAACAGCGCCGTCGACGTGATCGTCCAGCTCACCCGGCACGCCGACGGCACCAGGAAGATCACCGAGATCGCCGTCCTGGACTCGCACGGCCGCGACCCGTACCGCATCGTCACGGTCGCGCGGTTCAACGCACAGCCGATGGCCCCCGACGGCCGCATCTACGGCGACTTCCAGTACCTCCCGCTGCCGCGGAAGCTCGCCGAGCGCCTCTACCTGGCCAGTCAGCCCATCCCGCAGGCGTTCGGCGTCGCCCAGTCCGCCGAACAGCTCGCCACCCGAGAGGCCAACTAG
- a CDS encoding type II secretion system F family protein, protein MDNVNLPLVTIGVTLLACVLGVIGLHAYSGGKADRDALVDRLSHVGQIPETGRPRRFKGFDRRLRATALGRKLELKLAATGLDITPGEFVVYALVAMAGLWMIASSMLAAFFGPVAALIGLWGTNAFLNWQRVKRTERFINQLPELSRILANATQAGLALRTSLSMAAEELEDPAGEELARVARRLAVGEPLEDALSELTDRLPSRELVVLVTTLVLSNRAGGTVVSSLRNLTETLEERKETRREVKTQLSQVTVTAYAVPLFGIGAMLLMNAVMPGALDRMTGAFFGQVAVVVSIVLYAIGFVVIRRFSRIDV, encoded by the coding sequence ATGGACAACGTCAACCTCCCCCTGGTCACCATCGGTGTCACGCTGCTGGCCTGCGTGCTCGGCGTGATCGGCCTGCACGCCTACTCCGGCGGCAAGGCCGACCGCGACGCCCTCGTCGACCGGCTCTCCCACGTCGGGCAGATCCCGGAGACGGGCCGCCCCCGCCGCTTCAAGGGGTTCGACCGCAGACTGCGCGCCACCGCGCTCGGCCGGAAACTGGAGCTGAAGCTCGCGGCGACCGGCCTGGACATCACACCCGGCGAGTTCGTCGTCTACGCGCTCGTCGCGATGGCGGGGCTCTGGATGATCGCCTCCTCCATGCTCGCCGCGTTCTTCGGCCCGGTCGCCGCACTGATCGGCCTCTGGGGCACCAACGCGTTCCTCAACTGGCAGCGGGTCAAGCGCACCGAGCGCTTCATCAACCAGCTCCCCGAGCTCTCCCGGATCCTCGCCAACGCCACCCAGGCGGGCCTGGCCCTGCGCACCTCACTGTCGATGGCGGCCGAGGAACTGGAGGACCCGGCCGGCGAGGAACTGGCCCGGGTCGCCAGGCGGCTGGCCGTCGGCGAGCCGCTGGAGGACGCGCTCAGCGAGCTGACCGACCGCCTGCCGTCCCGCGAACTCGTCGTCCTGGTGACCACGCTGGTCCTGTCCAACCGGGCCGGCGGTACGGTCGTCAGCTCGCTGCGCAACCTCACCGAGACCCTGGAGGAGCGCAAGGAGACCCGCCGCGAGGTCAAGACCCAGCTCTCGCAGGTCACCGTGACCGCCTACGCGGTACCCCTCTTCGGCATCGGCGCGATGCTGCTGATGAACGCGGTCATGCCCGGCGCGCTGGACCGTATGACCGGGGCGTTCTTCGGCCAGGTGGCGGTGGTCGTGTCCATCGTCCTCTACGCCATCGGCTTCGTCGTCATCCGCCGCTTCTCCCGCATCGATGTCTGA
- a CDS encoding DUF5936 domain-containing protein has translation MDLLLALAVGLAVYGAIHGIRMYRADAKLPSDLAIALESGASRTSAVGSGIDRLGIRWAPMVLRMMGPKAVNKKRRQIDLAGNPGGLTIDRYAARRAVYGALGVLGAFSMLLRGQLFLALLMVAFGLFWVEAGIWSAIRVRREHIERTLPDFLDVLAVVVSAGLGFRQALDRVAEKYEGPWSDELRITLRQMDMGVSRRQAFEELRRRNDSEQVAMFVTTLQQGEELGAPIVETLIQIANDMRRTDAQNARRKAARAVPKATFAVTTFLLPGTLLLLTVGFVYGADVDLTSLTGG, from the coding sequence ATGGACCTGCTGCTAGCCCTGGCCGTCGGCCTCGCCGTCTACGGGGCCATCCACGGCATCCGGATGTACCGGGCCGACGCCAAACTCCCCAGCGACCTGGCCATCGCCCTGGAGTCCGGGGCCTCCCGCACCAGCGCGGTCGGCTCCGGCATCGACCGCCTCGGCATCCGCTGGGCCCCCATGGTGCTGCGGATGATGGGCCCCAAGGCCGTCAACAAGAAGCGCCGCCAGATCGACCTGGCGGGCAACCCCGGCGGCCTCACCATCGACCGCTACGCGGCCCGCCGCGCGGTCTACGGCGCGCTGGGCGTCCTCGGCGCGTTCTCGATGCTCCTGCGCGGCCAGCTGTTCCTGGCCCTCCTGATGGTCGCCTTCGGCCTGTTCTGGGTGGAGGCCGGAATCTGGTCGGCGATCCGGGTGCGCCGCGAACACATCGAGCGGACCCTGCCCGACTTCCTGGACGTCTTGGCCGTCGTCGTCTCGGCCGGACTCGGCTTCCGGCAGGCGCTGGACCGGGTCGCGGAGAAGTACGAGGGCCCCTGGTCGGACGAACTGCGCATCACGCTCCGGCAGATGGACATGGGCGTCAGCCGACGCCAGGCCTTCGAGGAACTACGCAGACGCAACGACTCCGAACAGGTCGCCATGTTCGTCACGACGCTCCAGCAGGGCGAGGAACTGGGCGCGCCGATCGTCGAGACGCTCATCCAGATCGCCAACGACATGCGCCGCACCGACGCCCAGAACGCCCGCCGCAAGGCGGCGAGGGCGGTCCCGAAGGCCACGTTCGCGGTGACCACGTTCCTCCTCCCGGGCACTCTGCTCCTCCTCACCGTCGGATTCGTGTACGGAGCCGACGTCGACCTCACGTCCCTGACGGGCGGATGA